The following coding sequences lie in one Balneola vulgaris DSM 17893 genomic window:
- a CDS encoding LptF/LptG family permease, with translation MINKLDRYIFFRLLSITLFVIVMLVFIFIMIDFSENSDDFTDKGAELAEIWGDYYLNYIPEMTRLILPVAVFTACLFLTGQLSERLEITALKAAGVSLYRLFVPYMVFAVSCALIISVLDANVIPTSNKTKIEFEKKYLKKKVEEIDQNDIFRQLSPTSIIRINYYDTNQNIAYRIRLVDADSNGVKRSIVANQMKWEPDSSKWVLKTVTDRIFHESGYMEIKYPSKDTTLSIFPRDLSRTTSDIYQLTYKEAVDYIDSIERSGAGNINMPKVQFYGRVIYPFSIIVVILIGFSVASVRRRGGKGLYIAAGLTTSFLYLAFMKISEPFGYYGTISPIIAASVSHVFFFISGLILLISARK, from the coding sequence ATGATCAACAAATTAGATCGATACATATTCTTTAGGCTGTTATCCATTACACTCTTTGTAATTGTGATGTTGGTGTTCATATTCATCATGATTGACTTTTCTGAGAATAGTGATGACTTCACCGACAAAGGCGCTGAACTTGCTGAAATTTGGGGCGACTATTATCTGAATTACATCCCCGAAATGACACGCCTCATTTTACCGGTTGCTGTATTTACGGCCTGTCTATTTTTAACGGGTCAACTTTCTGAACGACTTGAAATAACGGCACTAAAAGCTGCTGGGGTTAGCTTATATCGACTTTTTGTACCCTATATGGTATTTGCAGTCTCTTGTGCACTCATCATAAGTGTGTTAGATGCCAATGTGATACCAACTTCCAACAAGACCAAGATTGAGTTTGAAAAGAAGTACCTAAAGAAGAAAGTGGAAGAAATAGATCAGAACGACATTTTTAGGCAGCTTTCGCCAACCAGTATCATTCGCATAAACTACTATGATACCAACCAGAATATCGCTTATCGAATCCGTTTGGTTGATGCAGACAGCAATGGGGTGAAGCGATCAATTGTTGCGAATCAAATGAAATGGGAACCCGATAGTTCAAAATGGGTTTTGAAAACTGTAACCGATCGTATCTTTCACGAATCGGGGTATATGGAGATTAAATATCCATCCAAAGACACTACACTATCCATTTTCCCTAGAGATTTATCCAGAACTACATCAGATATCTACCAGCTAACTTATAAGGAAGCGGTCGACTATATCGACTCGATTGAACGCAGTGGTGCAGGTAATATCAACATGCCCAAAGTTCAATTCTACGGCCGAGTGATTTATCCCTTTTCTATTATTGTAGTGATTTTGATTGGCTTTTCTGTGGCATCTGTAAGACGCCGAGGTGGCAAAGGGTTGTACATTGCCGCAGGCTTAACCACTAGCTTTCTATACTTAGCGTTTATGAAAATATCAGAGCCATTCGGCTATTATGGGACTATATCCCCAATAATAGCCGCTAGCGTATCTCATGTATTCTTTTTTATCTCAGGACTGATACTTCTAATATCAGCTAGAAAATAA
- a CDS encoding DUF3467 domain-containing protein, with protein MSDQNQTMNPGQMEIELNESEATGTYSNLVMITHSPSEFILDFIAVMPGVPKAKVVKRMILTPDHAKRLANALNDNVRKFEDEHGAINSEEKVDIPMYRGPVPEA; from the coding sequence ATGTCAGATCAAAATCAAACAATGAACCCGGGACAAATGGAAATTGAGCTGAACGAAAGTGAAGCTACAGGAACCTATTCTAATCTCGTGATGATTACACATTCGCCGTCAGAATTTATTCTGGATTTTATAGCAGTAATGCCTGGAGTTCCTAAGGCAAAAGTAGTTAAGAGAATGATTTTAACTCCAGACCATGCTAAACGTTTGGCGAATGCTTTAAACGATAATGTTCGAAAGTTCGAAGATGAGCATGGAGCTATTAACTCGGAAGAAAAGGTAGATATTCCGATGTACAGAGGCCCAGTACCTGAGGCTTAA
- a CDS encoding PLP-dependent cysteine synthase family protein: MYYNSVIQAVGNTPLVKLQKVVGETKGTLLAKVEYFNPGQSIKDRIAIKMIDDAEKKGLLKPGGTIIEGTSGNTGMGLALVAIERGYKCIFTTTDKQSKSKVDILRALGAEVIVCPTNVEAEHPDSYYSVSKRLAEETPNSYYPNQYDNQSNTQAHYESTGPELWEQTEGKITHFIAGMGTGGTITGTSKFLKEKNPDIKVIGIDSVGSVYKKYFETGEFDENEIKPYMTEGIGEDIIPEAINFDYVDEVIQVNDKDSAVMTRDLASKEGLFVGWSCGAAVVGALEYVRNNPLTENDVVVIILPDSGTRYISKIYNDEWMKEQGFLD; this comes from the coding sequence ATGTACTATAACTCAGTAATTCAAGCCGTTGGCAATACCCCACTTGTAAAACTTCAAAAAGTAGTGGGCGAAACTAAAGGAACTCTACTCGCAAAAGTTGAATATTTTAATCCAGGTCAAAGCATCAAAGATAGAATAGCTATTAAAATGATTGATGATGCTGAAAAGAAGGGGTTATTAAAGCCAGGTGGAACCATCATTGAAGGTACTTCTGGTAATACGGGAATGGGTTTGGCCTTAGTAGCTATCGAAAGAGGGTATAAGTGCATTTTCACTACTACTGATAAACAGAGTAAATCAAAAGTGGACATATTGCGTGCTTTAGGGGCAGAAGTTATTGTATGTCCAACCAATGTTGAAGCTGAACATCCTGATAGTTATTACTCGGTAAGTAAGCGCTTAGCTGAAGAAACTCCGAATTCATATTACCCAAATCAGTATGATAATCAGAGCAATACCCAAGCTCATTATGAGTCAACGGGTCCTGAATTATGGGAGCAAACAGAGGGAAAGATCACACATTTTATTGCTGGAATGGGTACGGGTGGTACTATTACAGGGACTAGTAAATTCCTGAAAGAAAAGAATCCAGACATCAAAGTAATTGGAATCGATAGCGTCGGTTCGGTTTACAAAAAGTACTTCGAAACGGGTGAGTTTGATGAAAATGAAATCAAGCCATATATGACTGAAGGTATTGGTGAAGACATCATCCCTGAAGCCATTAATTTTGATTATGTAGATGAAGTTATTCAAGTGAATGATAAAGACTCGGCCGTAATGACTAGAGATTTAGCTTCGAAAGAAGGGTTATTTGTAGGTTGGTCGTGTGGTGCAGCGGTTGTGGGCGCTTTAGAATACGTTCGCAATAATCCACTCACTGAAAACGATGTAGTAGTAATCATACTTCCTGATAGTGGTACTAGATATATTAGTAAGATCTACAACGACGAATGGATGAAAGAACAAGGCTTTTTAGATTAA
- a CDS encoding DUF4290 domain-containing protein, translating into MFIDQKKPKDFDCGYNLDLMIAALPRVEDDQERIKYAKRVVGLIKQSHPTWVDENGKSEAAWNYFFELAEYDLAEYGIKNPFQTGEDDDAK; encoded by the coding sequence ATGTTTATAGACCAGAAAAAACCAAAAGACTTTGACTGCGGTTACAATTTAGACCTAATGATCGCCGCATTACCTCGTGTAGAAGACGACCAAGAACGCATCAAGTATGCTAAGCGCGTGGTAGGTCTTATCAAACAAAGTCACCCAACTTGGGTAGATGAGAATGGAAAAAGCGAAGCTGCTTGGAACTACTTTTTTGAGTTAGCTGAGTATGATTTAGCCGAATACGGTATTAAGAACCCATTCCAAACCGGCGAAGACGACGACGCGAAGTAA
- a CDS encoding isochorismate synthase — protein sequence MYKQVELEQLQLQIDEALSQSKLGSIEYFSLSFSIPKVDTLAVLEQNKGKDHFEYYWEKPSENIAISAAGEVARIKATGPQRFRTASSQGKSLIQKIFHFSSLEHSNAAPHLFGGFSFHEHNVSKHWRTFGAASFTLPQWSIIVDGELTLLTITLELVGLNNRDEVLRKLTEHLAELDDVCDAHSYSKKVEGDTEFKFEVPTQVSEDFKAWKNAVEKATLQIEKGVYDKIVLARELRIPLSSPIVDTHILNRLRHQYPDCYSFLIKQNNEASFIGCTPERLASFRSDFILTEGLAGSTPRGKTASEDARLESELLNSDKDLNEHQIVLQAIQDNLSQYAETLMIPDKPGIKKLSNVQHLYTPVRAQISEGVSKTEVLKNLHPTPAVGGFPRDKAVPFISKFEHFDRGWYAAPIGWINAHGNGEFAVGIRSGLIKNDEVRFYAGCGIVEGSQPEKEWEETNLKFIPMLSALAYATK from the coding sequence TTGTACAAACAAGTAGAGTTAGAGCAGTTACAACTGCAGATTGATGAAGCTTTATCACAATCGAAATTAGGTTCAATAGAATATTTCTCTCTAAGTTTTTCAATACCTAAGGTTGATACCCTTGCCGTGCTTGAGCAGAATAAGGGCAAAGACCACTTTGAGTATTATTGGGAGAAACCATCTGAAAACATTGCAATTTCAGCAGCAGGTGAAGTAGCTAGAATTAAAGCTACTGGCCCACAAAGGTTTAGAACTGCGTCCTCCCAAGGCAAATCATTAATTCAAAAGATTTTCCACTTCTCATCTCTTGAGCATTCGAATGCAGCACCTCACCTATTTGGTGGGTTTTCGTTTCATGAACATAACGTAAGTAAGCACTGGCGAACATTCGGAGCTGCTTCATTTACACTGCCTCAATGGTCTATTATTGTAGATGGGGAACTTACCTTACTTACTATTACCCTTGAATTGGTTGGTCTAAACAATAGAGATGAGGTACTTAGAAAATTAACAGAGCATCTCGCCGAGCTGGACGATGTTTGCGATGCTCACAGTTATTCTAAAAAAGTAGAGGGTGACACTGAATTTAAATTTGAAGTACCTACTCAAGTATCTGAAGATTTTAAAGCATGGAAAAATGCTGTTGAAAAGGCCACCCTTCAAATAGAAAAAGGCGTTTACGATAAAATTGTTTTAGCCCGTGAATTAAGGATTCCACTAAGCTCACCTATCGTAGATACACATATTTTAAATAGGCTTCGCCATCAGTACCCAGATTGTTATTCTTTCTTGATTAAACAGAATAATGAAGCCAGTTTTATTGGTTGTACTCCTGAGCGCCTTGCTTCATTTCGCAGTGATTTCATTTTAACTGAAGGATTAGCAGGTAGTACACCACGAGGTAAAACGGCTTCAGAAGATGCTCGTTTAGAATCAGAGTTGTTAAACTCAGACAAGGACTTAAATGAACATCAAATTGTATTGCAAGCAATCCAAGATAACCTTTCACAATATGCCGAGACGTTAATGATTCCTGATAAGCCCGGAATTAAAAAACTCTCAAATGTTCAGCATTTATACACCCCCGTTCGGGCACAAATAAGTGAAGGGGTTTCAAAAACTGAGGTTCTAAAAAATTTACATCCAACACCTGCTGTTGGGGGCTTCCCTCGCGATAAAGCCGTTCCTTTTATAAGTAAGTTCGAACACTTTGACCGAGGCTGGTATGCGGCTCCAATTGGATGGATTAATGCACATGGTAATGGTGAATTTGCCGTTGGTATACGTAGTGGTTTAATTAAGAATGATGAGGTGCGTTTCTATGCCGGATGTGGTATCGTTGAAGGATCACAGCCCGAAAAGGAATGGGAAGAAACAAATCTGAAATTCATACCTATGTTATCTGCTTTAGCCTATGCAACAAAATGA
- the menD gene encoding 2-succinyl-5-enolpyruvyl-6-hydroxy-3-cyclohexene-1-carboxylic-acid synthase translates to MQQNEITNLAFYWSTQFVRSLYEEGARNVVISPGSRSTPLTLAFSSHPGFKLTVAIDERSAAFIALGQAKASGIPSVLVCTSGTAVANYTPAVYEAVNSGTPLIIASADRPPHLRTMGASQTIDQVKMFGDQTAFFHEVGEPSSDEKRIKRLEIAAKQAFKATVQHTGIAHLNFAFDKPFEPEADFLSTIERENLNHSKRSQTDYYADLGQTEYGEKFWSELIAAEHPLIVVGPTIKHEQTDFVIELAKILKAPILAEPGSNIASSKYIIPGYSGFLRSEDIRTELKPDLILRIGAFPISKAIHQLFEDNKNVQQIAFTNAKTYNDGDNPPHRTIELNSPLHIPDISGNAANSWLSKWKKYAKKFQTFRKENIQPATPLTDGYIFQSVSKLLPKKCFVMASNSFPVRDLSLFTDHSGHEIYVNRGAAGIDGITSTAIGLSKELNKTGVLFIGDIAFLHDVNALLSASLLEKPLVVVILNNGGGTIFRMLPVYRFKEKHKTLFETPQHVRIASICRGYHVDHTLVSKPDQFLPAFEEYIEQPGLHVIECITDADDSMLERHTLWNFSNSMNNEG, encoded by the coding sequence ATGCAACAAAATGAAATAACGAACTTAGCCTTTTATTGGAGTACACAATTCGTTCGTTCACTATATGAAGAAGGTGCTCGCAATGTTGTTATTTCTCCGGGCTCTAGATCTACCCCTCTTACCTTAGCTTTTTCATCGCATCCTGGTTTTAAACTTACCGTTGCCATCGATGAACGCTCAGCTGCTTTTATCGCCTTGGGGCAAGCAAAAGCATCCGGAATACCTTCAGTTTTAGTTTGCACTTCCGGAACGGCAGTGGCTAATTATACACCCGCTGTTTATGAAGCCGTTAACTCTGGCACTCCCCTTATCATTGCCAGTGCCGATAGGCCTCCACATCTTCGAACTATGGGAGCTTCACAAACCATAGATCAAGTTAAAATGTTTGGGGATCAAACCGCTTTTTTCCACGAAGTTGGTGAACCGTCATCAGATGAAAAAAGAATTAAACGGTTAGAAATTGCTGCAAAGCAAGCTTTTAAGGCTACTGTTCAACATACAGGTATTGCTCACCTTAACTTTGCCTTTGATAAACCTTTTGAACCAGAAGCTGATTTTCTTTCAACAATAGAGCGTGAAAACCTAAATCATTCTAAACGTTCACAAACAGACTATTACGCCGATTTAGGCCAGACTGAATATGGGGAAAAATTTTGGTCAGAGTTAATTGCTGCCGAACACCCCCTCATTGTAGTAGGGCCCACTATCAAACATGAGCAAACTGATTTTGTAATAGAATTAGCTAAGATCTTAAAAGCTCCTATTCTTGCCGAACCCGGTTCCAATATTGCCAGCAGTAAATATATTATTCCAGGATATTCAGGCTTTTTACGAAGTGAAGACATTAGAACTGAACTTAAACCTGATTTAATTTTAAGAATTGGCGCTTTTCCTATTTCAAAGGCTATACATCAACTATTTGAAGACAATAAAAACGTTCAACAGATAGCCTTCACAAATGCCAAAACTTATAACGATGGAGACAATCCTCCTCATCGTACTATCGAATTGAATAGTCCACTCCATATTCCTGACATTAGCGGAAATGCAGCTAATAGTTGGTTATCCAAATGGAAGAAATACGCTAAAAAGTTTCAAACTTTCAGAAAGGAGAATATTCAGCCTGCTACTCCATTAACGGACGGGTATATATTTCAATCAGTTAGTAAACTACTTCCGAAAAAATGCTTCGTAATGGCATCTAACTCATTCCCTGTTCGTGACCTATCTCTTTTTACCGACCATTCAGGGCATGAAATTTACGTGAATCGTGGAGCTGCTGGAATCGACGGTATAACTTCAACGGCTATTGGTTTAAGCAAAGAACTGAATAAAACGGGTGTGCTTTTTATAGGAGATATTGCATTCCTTCATGATGTAAATGCTTTACTAAGCGCATCATTATTAGAAAAACCTCTAGTAGTTGTAATCTTAAACAATGGAGGCGGCACTATATTCAGAATGCTTCCTGTTTACAGATTCAAAGAAAAGCATAAAACTCTCTTCGAGACCCCACAACATGTTCGTATAGCTTCCATTTGTAGAGGATACCATGTAGATCACACCCTGGTCTCAAAACCCGATCAGTTTTTACCTGCATTCGAAGAATACATAGAACAACCCGGCTTACATGTGATTGAATGCATTACGGATGCCGATGATTCAATGCTTGAACGTCATACCCTTTGGAATTTTTCAAATTCTATGAACAATGAAGGTTAA